Proteins encoded together in one uncultured Sphaerochaeta sp. window:
- the ppdK gene encoding pyruvate, phosphate dikinase, whose protein sequence is MATKNTKYVYFFGSGKAEGTAQMKDLLGGKGANLAEMTSIGLPVPPGFTISTEACAFYSANKGTYPEGLREEVLEHLARLEKTMGAKLGDNNDPLLVSVRSGAAQSMPGMMDTILNLGLTPDSVQGLIKKTNNERFAWDSYRRFMQMFGDVVMGVPHHEFERALQDVKDTRGIELDTDLDSKDLQEVIARYQRLYKRFTGEEFPTDPLDQLFKAINAVFKSWNNERANKYRQMNDIRGLLGTAVNIQSMVFGNMGETSGTGVAFTRDPSTGENQFYGEYLMNAQGEDVVAGIRTPQSISTLKKVNEKVYDQLVDIRGILEKHYKDMQDLEFTIQEGKLYMLQTRNGKRTIFSWLRTQVEMVEEGLIDKETAVSRVPSGEFGKLFAPILDGKYIRDNSLEVVTRGLNASPGGACGQIYFTAEKAEEMAAEGKDVILVRTETSPEDIGGMAVAKGVVTCRGGMTSHAAVVARGMGCPCVSGAGEIRINEPKRFLEVNGTKLSEGDFISIDGFTGEVYGAKIPVRASEIVQVLNGAMKESESILYKDYKAFMGFVQDLKSLGVYTNADTPHDTQMAVAFGAEGIGLCRTEHMFFGGDRIMSIRKMILANNIVEREKALAELLPMQRSDFEEIFLALDGRPATIRLLDPPLHEFLPNDHTSRHELALQMGITVEEVAQKSSALHEFNPMLGFRGCRLAIIYPEILRMQVRAIIEAAINVKRKGVEVLPEIMIPLVGNYKEFVFTKKHALEVIERIFTEQSLKVHYKIGTMIEVPRAAITADEIAKEAEFFSFGTNDLTQLTCGFSRDDAASFLGAYVNDADKQFYEYDPFATLDVNGVGKLVEMAVKLGRSANPSIKLGICGEHGGDPKTIAFCNKVGLDYVSCSPFRVPIARLAAAQAVIEAKKKA, encoded by the coding sequence ATGGCAACAAAGAACACAAAGTATGTCTATTTTTTTGGCTCCGGTAAGGCAGAAGGAACTGCCCAGATGAAGGATTTACTCGGAGGAAAGGGTGCAAACCTTGCCGAGATGACCAGCATTGGGCTTCCTGTCCCACCGGGCTTTACAATCAGCACTGAGGCTTGCGCCTTTTATAGTGCCAATAAAGGTACCTATCCTGAAGGATTGAGAGAAGAAGTGCTGGAACACCTTGCCAGACTCGAGAAGACGATGGGTGCAAAACTGGGTGACAATAATGATCCCTTGCTTGTCTCCGTAAGAAGTGGAGCTGCCCAGTCCATGCCAGGAATGATGGATACCATCCTCAACCTGGGACTTACCCCCGATTCCGTTCAGGGGTTGATCAAGAAAACAAACAACGAGAGATTCGCCTGGGACAGCTATCGCCGTTTCATGCAGATGTTCGGTGACGTCGTCATGGGTGTTCCCCATCATGAGTTTGAACGTGCACTGCAGGATGTGAAGGACACTCGTGGTATTGAACTCGATACCGACCTTGACAGCAAGGATCTGCAGGAAGTGATTGCCCGCTACCAGCGATTGTACAAGCGCTTCACAGGAGAGGAGTTCCCCACCGATCCCCTCGACCAGTTGTTCAAGGCTATCAATGCAGTATTCAAGTCCTGGAACAATGAACGTGCAAACAAGTATCGCCAGATGAACGACATTCGTGGTCTCCTGGGTACTGCGGTAAACATCCAGAGCATGGTATTCGGTAACATGGGTGAGACCAGTGGCACTGGTGTAGCTTTTACCCGTGACCCCTCAACTGGTGAGAACCAGTTCTATGGTGAGTACCTGATGAATGCTCAGGGTGAGGATGTTGTTGCAGGTATCCGTACTCCACAGTCGATCTCTACACTCAAGAAAGTCAATGAAAAGGTCTATGACCAGTTGGTTGATATCAGAGGCATCCTGGAAAAACACTACAAGGATATGCAGGATCTTGAGTTCACCATCCAGGAAGGCAAGCTGTACATGTTGCAGACCAGAAATGGTAAGAGAACCATTTTCAGCTGGTTGCGCACCCAGGTCGAGATGGTCGAGGAAGGCTTGATCGACAAGGAGACGGCCGTAAGTCGTGTCCCCTCTGGTGAGTTCGGCAAATTGTTTGCTCCGATTCTCGATGGCAAGTACATCAGGGACAACTCCCTGGAGGTTGTCACTCGTGGTCTGAATGCCAGCCCCGGTGGTGCATGTGGCCAGATCTACTTCACTGCTGAGAAAGCGGAAGAGATGGCTGCAGAAGGGAAGGATGTCATTCTCGTGAGAACCGAGACCAGTCCTGAAGATATCGGCGGTATGGCTGTTGCCAAGGGAGTGGTCACCTGTCGTGGTGGTATGACAAGCCATGCAGCAGTAGTGGCTCGTGGTATGGGTTGTCCTTGTGTCAGTGGTGCTGGAGAGATCAGGATCAATGAACCCAAGCGTTTCCTGGAAGTAAACGGTACCAAGCTCAGTGAGGGTGATTTCATCTCCATCGATGGCTTTACCGGTGAAGTGTATGGTGCAAAGATTCCTGTCCGTGCTTCTGAGATCGTCCAGGTGCTCAATGGAGCCATGAAAGAGAGTGAGTCAATCCTGTACAAGGATTACAAGGCCTTCATGGGATTCGTCCAGGACCTGAAGTCATTGGGTGTCTACACCAACGCCGATACACCGCATGATACACAGATGGCCGTTGCTTTCGGTGCTGAGGGCATTGGCCTCTGCCGAACAGAACACATGTTCTTTGGTGGTGACAGGATCATGTCGATCAGAAAGATGATTCTTGCCAACAATATAGTGGAAAGAGAGAAAGCGCTTGCTGAATTGCTTCCCATGCAGAGGAGTGACTTTGAGGAGATCTTCCTTGCACTTGATGGCCGACCGGCTACCATCCGCTTGCTTGATCCCCCGTTGCATGAGTTCCTTCCCAATGACCATACCAGCAGGCATGAACTTGCCTTGCAGATGGGTATCACTGTTGAGGAAGTAGCACAGAAGTCCTCTGCCTTGCATGAGTTCAACCCGATGCTTGGTTTCCGCGGTTGTCGTCTTGCGATCATCTATCCTGAGATTCTCAGAATGCAGGTAAGGGCGATCATCGAGGCTGCGATCAACGTGAAGCGTAAGGGAGTGGAAGTACTTCCTGAGATCATGATCCCGTTGGTAGGCAACTACAAGGAGTTTGTGTTCACCAAGAAACATGCCCTCGAGGTAATCGAGAGAATCTTCACTGAACAGTCTCTCAAGGTGCACTACAAGATCGGTACCATGATTGAGGTTCCTCGTGCTGCCATCACCGCAGACGAGATCGCCAAGGAAGCAGAGTTCTTCAGCTTCGGTACCAATGACCTGACCCAGCTTACCTGTGGATTCAGTCGTGATGATGCGGCTTCTTTCCTCGGTGCATATGTCAATGATGCTGACAAGCAGTTCTATGAGTATGACCCGTTTGCCACCCTCGATGTGAATGGCGTGGGTAAGCTCGTGGAGATGGCCGTAAAGCTTGGTCGCTCTGCTAACCCCTCTATCAAGTTGGGTATCTGTGGTGAGCATGGTGGAGACCCGAAGACCATTGCCTTCTGTAACAAGGTTGGCCTTGATTATGTCTCTTGTTCTCCGTTCCGTGTTCCCATTGCCCGTCTTGCTGCAGCACAGGCTGTGATTGAAGCAAAGAAGAAGGCATAA
- a CDS encoding TRAP transporter substrate-binding protein, giving the protein MKKTVCLVLCMLLVFSAVFAQGQQEAAGEKTFTLKLGHASTTESTRHKALLVMEEYVEKESDGRLQIEIYPAGTLGNESDMIEAMKLGTQEMFVGGVFASQTPKLEIFLMPFFFPTQADLMKVSRSDFGAEIMATAEEYGIKMLAVGDGGSRQITNNTRPIKTPADMKGLKIRTPPIESIIKSMEALGANPVSIPYGDTYMALKTGVADGQENPLANIGDMKFFEVQKFMTMIDYQFHPEPFDVNLDVWNSLPSDLQEVLQAGAWIYTDEQNKLRRELNEYYYDMIVDGGVTVYSPTDAEIQKFIDACQPVYSYFVDKGIFTQAELDEMRRIVNET; this is encoded by the coding sequence ATGAAAAAAACTGTGTGTTTGGTGCTTTGCATGTTGCTTGTGTTCTCTGCCGTCTTTGCGCAAGGACAACAAGAGGCAGCAGGGGAGAAGACGTTTACGTTGAAATTGGGACACGCTTCTACAACGGAATCAACAAGGCATAAGGCCCTGCTGGTAATGGAAGAGTATGTTGAGAAAGAGTCTGATGGTCGCTTGCAGATAGAAATCTATCCAGCAGGAACCCTCGGAAACGAATCTGACATGATTGAGGCCATGAAACTCGGTACCCAGGAGATGTTTGTTGGTGGTGTCTTTGCGTCACAGACCCCAAAACTTGAGATTTTCCTGATGCCGTTCTTCTTCCCCACACAGGCAGACCTGATGAAGGTTTCCCGCAGTGATTTCGGTGCTGAGATTATGGCAACCGCGGAAGAGTATGGAATCAAGATGTTGGCAGTTGGCGACGGTGGTTCCCGCCAGATTACCAACAATACTCGTCCTATCAAGACCCCAGCTGACATGAAGGGCTTGAAGATCAGGACCCCACCGATTGAATCCATCATCAAGAGTATGGAAGCATTGGGAGCAAATCCTGTTTCCATTCCCTATGGGGACACTTACATGGCACTCAAGACCGGTGTTGCTGACGGCCAGGAGAACCCCTTGGCTAATATTGGTGACATGAAATTCTTTGAAGTGCAGAAGTTCATGACCATGATCGATTATCAATTCCATCCCGAGCCGTTTGATGTGAACCTTGATGTCTGGAACTCCCTCCCCAGTGATCTACAGGAAGTTCTCCAGGCTGGTGCATGGATCTATACCGATGAGCAGAACAAGCTTCGCCGCGAGCTCAACGAGTATTACTATGACATGATTGTTGATGGTGGTGTGACTGTCTATTCACCCACTGATGCAGAGATCCAGAAGTTCATCGATGCTTGTCAGCCGGTGTACTCCTATTTCGTGGATAAAGGCATTTTTACCCAGGCTGAACTGGATGAGATGCGCAGGATTGTCAACGAAACATAA
- a CDS encoding IclR family transcriptional regulator: protein MPSELKVQSLDRAFDILELLGNEQNGYNLIQISEMLKLPKSTVHRLIGVLIQREYVRKSEETGRYRLGPGFIALCSNYLNNLELKTESSPAMDELSVTTGNVVFLAIRQEDKMVYVDSKEQINSLRKYAIVGQRKPLYCTSLGKSLLMGLSDEEIRALLAHETFSRRGPNTHTNIESLLQDIRECRRRGWSLDDQEAEPAINCVAAPIHDYRGQVIAAVSTSWVLAQHPEMRPETMAVLVMRCAATISFNMGYTGKSNRPEF, encoded by the coding sequence GTGCCATCAGAATTGAAAGTACAATCACTTGATCGAGCCTTTGACATCTTGGAGTTGTTGGGAAACGAACAGAACGGCTACAACCTGATTCAGATTTCTGAGATGCTCAAGCTCCCCAAAAGCACGGTACACCGTCTCATCGGAGTGCTCATTCAACGAGAATATGTGAGGAAATCAGAAGAAACCGGCCGATATCGCCTTGGTCCTGGTTTCATTGCTCTTTGCAGCAACTATCTCAACAACCTCGAACTGAAGACTGAGAGCTCCCCTGCCATGGACGAACTTTCCGTAACTACAGGTAATGTGGTCTTTCTTGCCATCCGACAGGAGGACAAGATGGTCTATGTGGATAGCAAGGAACAAATCAACAGTCTTCGCAAGTATGCGATAGTTGGCCAGAGAAAGCCTCTATACTGCACATCACTTGGAAAATCCTTGTTGATGGGTTTGAGTGACGAAGAAATTCGGGCCCTCCTCGCCCATGAAACCTTCTCACGCCGTGGACCGAACACCCATACGAATATCGAGAGTCTACTCCAGGACATTCGCGAATGCAGAAGAAGGGGATGGTCACTTGACGACCAGGAGGCGGAGCCTGCCATCAACTGTGTTGCTGCCCCTATCCACGATTATCGTGGACAGGTCATTGCTGCTGTCTCTACTTCCTGGGTATTGGCCCAGCACCCAGAGATGAGGCCTGAGACAATGGCTGTGTTGGTTATGCGTTGTGCAGCTACCATCAGCTTTAATATGGGCTATACAGGGAAATCCAATCGTCCAGAATTCTAG
- a CDS encoding RNA polymerase sigma factor RpoD/SigA, whose translation MKRNQTMLNAVEKSYAYDDANILSMYLKEINRIPLLTPEEEVELAKRAQKGEEFARKKMIESNLRFVVNVAKKYQNQGLPLVDLINEGNIGLMTALEKFDVERGYHFISYAVWWIRQAIMKAINEKSRAVRLPLNRTNELLQIQKAQKALMKDNNSEDVSAEEIGALTGFDPEHVGNLLAISRDMVSLDAPIFNDGSASNIGDFIEDESQMSPEDSLLEHSLEEDVRSLLSTLSDKEREIIELRFGLEGKNPMSLKEIGELYNLTKERIRQIEKKAIERLRNPSRSKMVESYIA comes from the coding sequence ATGAAAAGAAACCAAACGATGTTGAATGCAGTTGAAAAATCTTACGCTTATGATGACGCAAACATTCTGAGCATGTACCTCAAGGAAATCAACAGGATTCCCTTGCTTACTCCTGAAGAGGAAGTGGAACTTGCAAAACGTGCGCAGAAGGGCGAAGAGTTTGCACGAAAGAAAATGATTGAATCAAATCTCCGCTTTGTAGTCAATGTGGCAAAGAAATACCAGAACCAGGGACTGCCATTGGTTGACCTGATCAATGAGGGAAACATTGGTCTGATGACAGCACTTGAGAAATTTGACGTTGAGAGAGGATACCATTTCATCAGTTATGCTGTGTGGTGGATCCGCCAGGCAATCATGAAGGCAATCAATGAAAAGAGTAGGGCAGTTCGTCTCCCACTCAATAGGACCAATGAGTTGTTGCAGATCCAGAAGGCCCAGAAGGCACTGATGAAGGACAATAACTCTGAGGACGTGAGTGCAGAGGAGATCGGGGCACTTACCGGTTTCGATCCTGAGCATGTAGGCAACTTGCTTGCCATCAGCCGGGATATGGTTAGCCTCGATGCACCCATCTTCAATGATGGAAGTGCAAGTAATATTGGTGATTTCATAGAGGATGAATCACAGATGAGTCCTGAAGACAGTCTTCTTGAGCACTCCTTGGAAGAGGACGTTCGTTCGCTGCTTTCCACCTTGAGTGACAAGGAGCGGGAAATTATAGAGTTGCGCTTTGGTCTTGAAGGAAAGAACCCCATGTCTCTCAAGGAGATCGGGGAACTGTACAACCTGACCAAGGAGAGAATCCGTCAGATCGAGAAGAAAGCAATCGAGAGATTGCGTAACCCCTCCCGATCAAAGATGGTTGAGAGTTACATCGCATAA
- a CDS encoding TRAP transporter small permease: protein MKKLILGIDRFLSVVGIALTAILATGVIISVILRYVFSIAFVQSEELLTMVFVATTFFGAALGLRESEHIAVSNFVSAMPAKPRKVFAVIGQVVIIVVSLGMIYYSYRMIMKVGKVPSPATGIPRGYYYAMIPISFLFTIFYGVVNILKEFIDIPQPVKGYKDDYELGMTNAEGGV, encoded by the coding sequence ATGAAAAAACTCATTCTGGGAATCGATCGGTTCCTTTCAGTGGTAGGCATTGCCCTAACCGCAATTCTTGCAACAGGAGTAATCATCTCGGTGATACTCCGCTATGTGTTTTCTATTGCCTTCGTCCAGTCTGAGGAGTTGTTGACGATGGTCTTTGTGGCCACCACGTTCTTCGGAGCCGCCCTTGGGCTTCGTGAGTCTGAGCATATTGCGGTTTCCAATTTTGTCTCAGCTATGCCTGCAAAACCTCGTAAGGTTTTTGCTGTTATTGGGCAGGTAGTGATTATCGTGGTTTCTTTGGGAATGATATATTACAGCTATCGAATGATCATGAAGGTGGGGAAAGTTCCTTCACCCGCAACAGGGATACCTCGTGGGTACTACTACGCGATGATCCCCATATCCTTTCTCTTTACCATCTTCTATGGAGTGGTAAATATCCTAAAAGAGTTTATTGACATCCCGCAGCCCGTGAAAGGGTACAAGGATGATTATGAATTGGGCATGACTAATGCTGAAGGAGGCGTATAA
- a CDS encoding gluconate 5-dehydrogenase, with the protein MGYIEKQFSLEGKVAWVTGATYGIGFAIASAYASAGAKIAFNDINQELVDKGLASYKEAGIDAKGYVCDVTDEKAVAETTEKIIKDLGAVDILVNNAGIIRRVPMHEMSAEEWRKVIDIDLNAPFIVSKAVLPGMMERKSGKIINICSMMSELGRETVAAYAAAKGGLKMLTRNICSEYGKYNIQCNGIGPGYIATPQTAPLRERQADGSRHPFDSFIVAKTPAERWGTTEDLTGPALFLASGASDFVNGHVLYVDGGILAYIGKQP; encoded by the coding sequence ATGGGATATATTGAAAAACAGTTCTCCCTTGAGGGGAAGGTGGCCTGGGTGACCGGGGCAACGTACGGTATCGGGTTTGCCATTGCAAGTGCCTATGCATCTGCTGGTGCGAAGATCGCATTCAACGATATCAACCAGGAGCTGGTGGACAAGGGCCTAGCTTCCTACAAGGAAGCAGGCATCGACGCCAAGGGTTATGTGTGTGATGTCACTGACGAAAAAGCCGTGGCTGAGACCACAGAGAAGATAATCAAGGATCTTGGAGCGGTTGATATCCTGGTAAACAATGCCGGGATCATCCGCCGTGTTCCGATGCACGAGATGAGTGCAGAGGAGTGGCGCAAGGTAATCGACATCGACCTGAATGCCCCTTTCATCGTGAGCAAAGCTGTTCTGCCTGGGATGATGGAGAGAAAGAGCGGTAAGATCATAAATATCTGCTCAATGATGAGTGAGCTGGGCAGAGAGACGGTTGCAGCGTATGCTGCTGCAAAGGGTGGCCTGAAGATGTTGACGAGAAACATCTGCAGTGAGTACGGCAAGTACAACATCCAGTGCAACGGTATCGGACCTGGATACATAGCAACCCCGCAGACAGCTCCACTCAGGGAGCGGCAGGCCGACGGTAGTCGTCACCCGTTTGACTCATTCATCGTAGCAAAGACACCTGCAGAGCGTTGGGGGACAACCGAGGATCTCACCGGTCCAGCCTTGTTCCTTGCCTCCGGTGCAAGTGATTTCGTGAATGGTCATGTCCTGTATGTCGATGGTGGCATTCTTGCCTATATTGGCAAACAGCCCTAA
- the kduI gene encoding 5-dehydro-4-deoxy-D-glucuronate isomerase — protein MDTRYSTGKEAFKHMTTQELRDEFLVDGIFHADEVSGVYSHIDRIVTMGAMPVKGELDLEKNIDPMKDFGVEYFLQRREIGMINIGGDGYVVADGKRYDLVSLDGLYLPMGTKKVSLGSNDGKKPAKFYMSSTPAHHAFEAKHIVFADAKHVPAGNKAESNERVINQYIHPDVLDTCQLSMGLTQLKEGSVWNTMPVHTHERRMEVYFYFDIDAEQTLFHFFGEPSETRHIVVHNEQAVISPSWSIHSGVGTSNYTFIWAMCGENRTYTDMDHVATKDLR, from the coding sequence ATGGATACAAGGTATTCGACTGGTAAAGAGGCATTCAAGCATATGACGACACAGGAGCTCAGGGATGAGTTCTTGGTGGACGGAATATTTCACGCTGATGAAGTGAGTGGAGTTTACTCACACATCGATAGGATTGTCACAATGGGTGCAATGCCGGTGAAAGGGGAGCTGGACCTGGAAAAGAACATCGATCCGATGAAGGATTTTGGTGTCGAGTACTTCCTGCAGCGCCGCGAGATTGGAATGATCAACATCGGTGGCGATGGCTACGTGGTGGCCGATGGCAAGCGCTATGACCTGGTGAGCCTCGATGGATTGTACCTGCCGATGGGAACTAAGAAGGTGAGCCTTGGAAGCAATGACGGGAAAAAGCCTGCAAAGTTCTATATGAGCAGTACTCCTGCACACCATGCCTTTGAAGCAAAGCATATCGTCTTTGCAGATGCAAAGCATGTACCGGCTGGCAACAAGGCAGAGAGCAATGAACGGGTGATCAACCAGTATATTCACCCCGATGTATTGGATACCTGCCAGCTTTCCATGGGGCTGACACAATTGAAAGAGGGCAGTGTGTGGAATACAATGCCGGTACATACGCATGAGCGGAGGATGGAAGTGTACTTCTACTTTGACATCGATGCAGAACAGACCCTGTTCCATTTCTTCGGGGAACCGAGTGAGACAAGGCATATTGTAGTGCACAACGAACAGGCAGTTATCAGTCCGTCTTGGTCGATCCACAGCGGAGTCGGTACGAGCAACTATACGTTCATCTGGGCAATGTGCGGTGAGAATAGAACCTACACTGACATGGACCATGTGGCAACGAAGGATTTGAGGTAA
- a CDS encoding TRAP transporter large permease: MELSLMFFALIVLLVIGVPIAYAIGASGIIYMLMSNPTFLLTFPQRVWSGTESFIIVAMPLFMLTGELMNHSGLTRRLIDFSMLLVRPVRGGLGEVNVVASMIFGGISGSSVADTSALGSILIPDMVKKGYPKGFSAGITVASSTIGMIIPPSVPMLMYAMVSGASVGKLFLAGLIPGVLVGATQLIMTFVISRRRGYHPEKEKIEWRQALKVTKDGSLAIVMPLLIIVSVSFGIATASESAGLAVLYATILGFFVYKELKWSEVKNALKKTFMMSSSIMIIGGFTMIFTWILAVEQVPAAIGAFLIDSNIPAWMVFLFLDIIILLLGTFLDVTPCILLISPILLPVMQQFGMNELQFGAIIIVGLAIGLVTPPVGMCLNVASKICRMDIVSVFKSAAPFIICNVIVLVGITFVPALSLWLPSII; this comes from the coding sequence ATGGAACTTTCATTGATGTTTTTTGCCTTGATCGTCCTCCTCGTCATTGGTGTGCCGATCGCATATGCCATTGGAGCCTCTGGGATCATCTACATGCTTATGAGCAACCCGACGTTTCTCTTGACCTTCCCCCAGCGGGTTTGGTCAGGAACTGAAAGTTTCATCATTGTTGCCATGCCACTGTTCATGCTTACCGGAGAGTTGATGAACCACAGTGGGCTGACCAGGCGACTGATTGATTTTTCCATGCTTCTGGTGCGTCCGGTTCGTGGAGGCCTCGGGGAAGTGAATGTTGTCGCATCGATGATATTCGGCGGTATCTCTGGTTCATCTGTTGCCGATACCTCCGCCCTCGGTTCCATTCTAATTCCCGATATGGTGAAAAAGGGATATCCCAAGGGGTTTTCAGCTGGTATCACGGTAGCTTCCTCGACCATTGGTATGATCATACCCCCTTCGGTACCCATGCTTATGTACGCCATGGTCAGTGGTGCATCGGTTGGAAAGCTGTTCCTCGCTGGGCTTATCCCAGGTGTTCTGGTTGGTGCGACACAGTTGATCATGACCTTTGTGATCTCCAGGCGCAGGGGCTACCACCCTGAGAAGGAGAAAATCGAGTGGAGACAGGCTTTGAAAGTGACCAAAGATGGCTCGCTTGCCATTGTTATGCCTCTCTTGATCATCGTCAGTGTCTCCTTTGGTATTGCAACCGCCAGTGAATCAGCTGGTCTTGCTGTTCTCTATGCAACCATCCTTGGATTCTTTGTCTACAAGGAGCTGAAGTGGTCTGAAGTGAAGAATGCATTGAAAAAGACCTTCATGATGTCATCCTCGATCATGATCATTGGTGGATTTACCATGATCTTCACTTGGATTCTTGCTGTTGAGCAGGTTCCTGCCGCCATCGGCGCCTTCCTGATAGATTCAAATATCCCAGCATGGATGGTGTTCCTGTTCCTGGATATCATCATCCTTCTGCTTGGTACCTTCCTTGATGTGACTCCCTGTATTCTCCTTATCAGTCCAATCCTGCTGCCAGTAATGCAGCAGTTCGGGATGAATGAATTGCAGTTCGGGGCTATCATCATTGTAGGTTTGGCAATTGGATTGGTGACCCCGCCGGTAGGGATGTGTTTGAATGTGGCAAGCAAGATATGTAGAATGGACATTGTGAGTGTATTCAAGTCTGCCGCCCCATTTATCATCTGTAATGTGATAGTATTAGTGGGGATAACTTTTGTCCCTGCTTTGAGTTTGTGGTTGCCATCCATCATCTAG